In one Lycium barbarum isolate Lr01 chromosome 7, ASM1917538v2, whole genome shotgun sequence genomic region, the following are encoded:
- the LOC132602976 gene encoding formin-like protein 18 isoform X2 produces the protein MALLRKLFYRKPPDGLLEICERVYVFDCCFTTDVWEEENYKGYVGGVISQLKDHYPDAQIMVFNFREGESQNLMANILSEYDLTIMDYPRHYEGCPLLSMEVIHHFLRSGESWLSLGQQNVLLMHCERGGWPVLAFMLAALLIYRKHYTGEQKTLDMIYKQAPRELLYLLQPLNPIPSQLRYLQYVARRNVNMQWPPLDRALTLDCIIIRAIPNFDGEGGCRPIFRIFGQDPFLVSDRSPKILFSTPKKNKVVRHYKQAECELVKIDINCHIQGDVVLECICLHDDLEREQMMFRTMFNTAFIRSNILIVNRDELDTLWDAKDQFPKDFRAELCSG, from the exons ATGGCATTATTAAGGAAATTGTTCTATAGGAAACCACCTGATGGACTATTAGAGATCTGTGAAAGAGTTTATG TGTTTGATTGCTGTTTCACCACTGATGTTTGGGAAGAAGAAAATTACAAAGGCTATGTAGGAGGTGTGATTAGTCAACTTAAGGATCATTACCCTGACGCACAAATAATGGTTTTTAATTTTCGTGAGGGTGAGTCGCAGAACCTGATGGCAAATATTCTGTCTGAGTATGATCTGACAATAATGGACTACCCTCGGCACTATGAGGGTTGTCCCTTGCTTTCAATGGAGGTGATACACCATTTTCTGAGATCCGGTGAAAGTTGGCTCTCACTGGGGCAACAAAATGTGCTTTTAATGCACTGTGAACGGGGTGGTTGGCCAGTTTTGGCATTTATGTTGGCTGCATTATTGATATACAGGAAACATTACACTGGAGAACAGAAGACCTTAGACATGATTTATAAGCAGGCTCCTCGTGAGCTTTTGTACTTGCTGCAGCCACTGAATCCAATTCCTTCTCAGCTAAGATACCTACAGTATGTAGCCAGGAGGAATGTGAACATGCAGTGGCCTCCATTGGATAGAGCACTCACTTTGGATTGCATCATTATTAGGGCGATACCTAATTTTGATGGCGAGGGTGGTTGCCGGCCAATTTTTCGTATCTTTGGACAGGATCCATTTCTAGTTTCTGATCGATCGCCAAAAATTTTGTTCTCAACTCCAAAGAAGAATAAAGTTGTCCGTCATTACAAGCAG GCCGAATGCGAATTGGTTAAGATTGATATCAATTGCCATATTCAAGGCGATGTTGTGTTGGAATGTATTTGCTTGCATGATGATTTGGAGCGGGAACAGATGATGTTTAGGACCATGTTTAACACAGCTTTTATTAGGTCAAACATTTTGATAGTTAATCGTGATGAACTTGACACTTTATGGGATGCTAAAGATCAATTTCCAAAAGATTTCAGAGCAGAG TTGTGCTCTGGATGA